A region of Enoplosus armatus isolate fEnoArm2 chromosome 14, fEnoArm2.hap1, whole genome shotgun sequence DNA encodes the following proteins:
- the clul1 gene encoding clusterin-like protein 1, translating to MKLLLGLAALMLTLGVLYSAPEDQPTGTSEDTLKQLSLNGEKLVDEEVRRALYGVKQMKEVMWRNEQKHKQLMKSLQHSSDKKKGAAELAKEVTEKLEEAEEECKDSLQSEWEDCRPCLEDACKTFYTSTCRRGFATFHAKVENLFRRVSRRFGPREPPLNAEDILVNQGPDSTDTTDTEVVHIEDSFKRLTSKVGTLVNCSVALVSRMRSRLDKVLQRAFLSNNTDTLTEETTSDPYNPSRDSGFLQGVGLEEVLDSFFDFGKSVVEEFGAVVTQTFDELHEAVEEEKKKVRESFPRFLQNRKMCRDLRKQTSECWQLQSQCEACQGTLLTECPSVRELHVELDEVSQLLDVSKEQYDEILSIVQRHTDETVEWLSNMAAEFSWVAQVVSNISAPENIFRITMVAPKSHDEQNASVTETKVEVNILNSPPLILSVPGELDLQDPAFIQYVAQEALNKYKEMVRYEDE from the exons ATGAAGCTCCTGCTCGGTTTGGCTGCTCTGATGTTGACACTGGGGGTCCTTTACTCTGCCCCAGAGGACCAACCCACAGGCACCTCAGAGGACACCTTAAAAC agttGTCCCTGAATGGCGAGAAACTGGTGGacgaggaggtgaggagagctCTGTATGGGGTGAAGCAGATGAAGGAGGTGATGTGGAGGAACGAGCAGAAGCACAAACAACTCATGAAGTCCCTCCAACACAGCAGTGACAAGAAGAAG GGGGCGGCCGAACTGGCCAAGGAGGTGactgagaagctggaggaggcagaggaggagtgcAAAGACTCCCTGCAGTCTGAGTGGGAGGACTGCAGACCCTGTCTGGAGGATGCATGTAAAACCTTCTACACCTCCACCTGCCGCAGGGGATTTGCCACTTTCCATGCCAAG GTGGAGAACTTGTTCCGCAGAGTGTCCAGGCGCTTTGGCCCCCGTGAGCCTCCCTTGAATGCAGAGGACATCCTGGTGAATCAGGGCCCTGACAGCACCGACACTACAGACACTGAGGTCGTCCACATCGAGGATTCCTTCAAACGCCTGACCAGCAAGGTGGGGACGCTGGTGAACTGCAGTGTCGCCCTGGTCTCCAGGATGCGCAGCAGGCTCGACAAGGTCCTCCAGAGGGCCTTCCTGAGCAACAACACCGACACTCTGACGGAGGAGACCACCTCAGATCCCTACAACCCCAGCCGGGACTCAGGCTTCCTGCAGGGTGTGGGTTTGGAGGAGGTGCTGGACTCCTTTTTCGACTTCGGCAAGAGCGTGGTGGAGGAGTTTGGAGCTGTGGTGACCCAGACGTTTGATGAGCTCCATGAGGCagtagaggaagagaagaagaaag TGCGGGAAAGTTTCCCCCGTTTCCTGCAGAACAGGAAGATGTGCAGAGACCTTCGCAAGCAGACCTCAGAGTGCTGGCAGCTGCAGAGCCAGTGTGAGGCCTGCCAGGGGACCCTTCTTACAG AGTGCCCCAGTGTTCGGGAGCTGCATGTGGAGCTGGATGAGGTTTCCCAGCTGCTGGACGTATCCAAAGAGCAGTACGATGAGATCTTGTCTATTGTCCAGCGCCACACTGATGAAACGGTCGAGTGGCTTAGCAACATGGCGGCTGAATTCAGCTGGGTGGCTCAGGTTGTGAGCAACATCAGCGCTCCTGAAAACATCTTCCGCATCACcatg GTGGCGCCAAAGAGCCACGACGAACAGAATGCATCTGTGACTGAGACCAAGGTGGAGGTAAACATCCTGAACTCTCCCCCACTTATCCTGTCTGTTCCTGGGGAGCTGGACCTGCAGGACCCAGCCTTCATCCAGTATGTGGCCCAGGAGGCTCTGAACAAGTACAAGGAGATGGTCAG GTATGAGGATGAGTAA